In Spirosoma aureum, a single genomic region encodes these proteins:
- a CDS encoding fibronectin type III domain-containing protein gives MKMFIAKLIGLLLLSLSAQAQYPLIQAGRYGVFIQVDRLLHGPRFALERLEAGTRDWKRIYTNEDAPRSAQALKNRLILIAPKNPLYELPSDTLAAVLFSQFIVAPTTDSLATYGRHPQMLEALGVGYLDTAVVAGRRYDYRIQLVDEPAGAPVRTTRTVVMPEASSMKAQLATTARSVQSEADGRSVRITYQLKKGTPTLSGLRVMRATYAQTGFAEIGAEWGFIKGQKDSVFAFFVDRNARQKMIYQYMVIPIDVLGNEGQPSDTLTITNLRDGDALPLITALKTSSDEKNGAIRLSWRLSATKDLRSVEIWRSNRYDDGYARLASAQPADTTYLDSQVEPVESYYYQIRPNGTYGQLTASVKVSGMVNAYRKATIAPSFLRMSTVNDTLHFTWQRADFDTRGYYLYVSSEPRGDMQQYSPLIESRNSEIHYAVPIKNLPIGTSHRWAVAALNTSYNLSPKSNEVYSTMRLPDRVATPLNPVVLRQEKGVLVIWDNMKEIDPYITGYAVYRLEDQQKEILLHRQTQEAQAQNAFADSTVQAGHHYTYRIKAFRSDSQESAFSTTTADYFRPLSPVLPIRGMKVFADGKGVQVVWDSPLDQTLDKILVYRYTDKTDKPRLVGTVLGRQTDFLDREATPGISYFYTLVAVQSDKRESTPTDPIGVEWR, from the coding sequence ATGAAAATGTTCATCGCCAAACTCATTGGCCTCCTGCTGTTAAGCTTATCGGCTCAGGCCCAGTACCCACTGATTCAGGCAGGTCGCTATGGGGTATTTATCCAGGTCGACCGCCTGTTGCATGGCCCTCGCTTTGCGCTGGAACGGCTCGAAGCGGGTACCCGCGACTGGAAACGAATTTATACGAATGAAGACGCTCCCCGTTCGGCACAGGCGCTCAAAAATCGACTGATCCTGATCGCACCCAAAAACCCATTGTATGAACTACCCTCCGACACCCTGGCCGCTGTTTTATTCAGTCAGTTTATAGTAGCACCAACAACTGATTCGCTGGCTACTTATGGGCGGCATCCGCAGATGCTGGAGGCACTGGGCGTTGGCTATCTCGATACGGCTGTCGTGGCCGGGCGTCGGTATGATTACCGCATTCAACTGGTTGACGAACCAGCCGGAGCACCTGTTCGTACGACCCGGACAGTCGTAATGCCCGAAGCCAGTTCCATGAAGGCTCAGTTGGCCACAACGGCTCGATCGGTCCAATCCGAAGCAGATGGCCGCTCGGTTCGGATCACCTATCAACTCAAAAAAGGAACACCCACCCTGAGCGGTCTACGTGTTATGCGGGCAACCTATGCACAAACCGGTTTTGCCGAAATCGGGGCGGAATGGGGGTTTATTAAAGGCCAGAAAGACAGTGTATTTGCCTTTTTCGTCGATCGGAATGCCCGGCAGAAAATGATTTATCAGTATATGGTAATCCCTATCGATGTGCTGGGCAATGAAGGCCAGCCATCCGATACGTTAACCATAACCAATTTGCGTGACGGGGATGCACTGCCTTTAATTACGGCTTTAAAAACAAGCAGCGACGAAAAAAATGGGGCAATTCGGCTATCCTGGAGGCTATCGGCCACCAAAGACCTGCGTTCGGTTGAAATCTGGCGCAGCAATCGCTACGACGATGGCTATGCACGTCTTGCGTCGGCCCAGCCTGCTGATACGACCTATCTCGATAGTCAGGTTGAACCGGTAGAAAGTTACTACTATCAAATTCGTCCGAATGGTACCTATGGCCAGCTAACGGCCTCGGTGAAGGTGTCGGGAATGGTGAATGCCTATCGCAAAGCCACGATCGCTCCATCATTTCTGCGCATGTCGACAGTGAATGATACACTGCATTTCACCTGGCAACGGGCCGATTTCGATACGCGGGGCTATTATCTGTATGTTTCTTCTGAACCGCGTGGCGATATGCAACAGTATTCTCCCCTGATTGAATCGCGAAATTCGGAGATCCATTATGCCGTACCCATTAAAAACCTCCCGATTGGAACCAGCCACCGCTGGGCAGTGGCCGCGCTCAATACAAGCTACAATCTTAGCCCCAAAAGTAATGAGGTGTATTCGACGATGCGCTTACCCGACCGTGTCGCCACTCCGCTCAATCCAGTTGTACTGCGTCAGGAGAAAGGTGTACTGGTGATTTGGGACAATATGAAAGAAATAGATCCGTATATAACCGGCTATGCGGTGTATCGATTGGAGGACCAGCAGAAAGAGATACTCCTGCACCGCCAGACGCAGGAAGCGCAGGCACAGAATGCGTTTGCCGATTCTACGGTTCAGGCTGGACATCATTACACCTACCGGATAAAGGCATTTCGGTCAGACAGCCAAGAGAGTGCCTTCAGCACGACCACCGCCGATTATTTCCGCCCTTTATCACCCGTACTGCCCATTCGCGGCATGAAGGTATTTGCCGACGGTAAAGGGGTTCAGGTCGTCTGGGATTCGCCATTAGACCAGACCCTGGATAAAATCCTGGTGTATCGTTACACCGATAAAACCGACAAGCCCAGGCTGGTCGGAACGGTGCTGGGTCGTCAAACGGATTTCCTCGATCGTGAGGCTACACCTGGTATTTCCTATTTCTACACACTGGTTGCCGTTCAATCTGACAAACGCGAAAGTACGCCAACCGATCCGATCGGAGTAGAATGGCGCTAA
- a CDS encoding glycoside hydrolase family 113, with the protein MVNRFFLILCALISCQTQPPFQYAGHKFKGVNLVAPPRQPDSLALAPVRAIGGEWVAIVPYGFCKKNDPHFFFSENRKEQSKWQWWGETTAGVAGTVQMARKQGLKTMLKPHVWMQGGSHLDLEFSTEADWQSFEHDYAQYILHFAKIADSLHIDLYCITTELDRFAVARPAFWQGLIKQVRQIYKGQLTYAANWDRYEQIPFWQQLDFIGVDAYFPISDKREPSIGELTRGWKKHLTVLQQMSSQWQKPILFTEFGYRSCDHTAQRPWESETDCKANPAAQANAYAAMLEAVWPQPWFAGGFLWKWFLEIEPRHRERDQYSPQGKPAEQVLTKNWQK; encoded by the coding sequence ATGGTCAATCGCTTCTTTTTGATTTTATGCGCTCTTATAAGCTGCCAGACTCAGCCGCCCTTTCAGTATGCTGGCCATAAATTCAAAGGGGTCAATCTGGTCGCTCCTCCACGCCAACCCGACTCGCTGGCACTGGCACCCGTTAGGGCTATTGGTGGCGAATGGGTTGCGATTGTGCCGTATGGTTTCTGCAAAAAAAATGATCCACATTTTTTCTTCAGCGAAAACAGGAAGGAACAGAGCAAGTGGCAATGGTGGGGTGAAACAACGGCGGGCGTAGCCGGAACGGTGCAGATGGCCCGGAAGCAGGGGCTGAAAACGATGCTTAAGCCACACGTCTGGATGCAGGGCGGCTCTCACCTCGATCTTGAGTTTTCGACAGAAGCCGACTGGCAAAGTTTCGAGCACGATTATGCGCAGTACATTTTGCATTTCGCCAAAATTGCGGACTCCTTACACATTGACTTGTACTGCATCACAACCGAGCTTGACCGTTTCGCCGTTGCCCGGCCTGCCTTCTGGCAAGGCCTGATCAAGCAGGTACGACAGATTTACAAAGGACAGTTGACCTACGCAGCCAACTGGGACCGATACGAACAGATTCCATTTTGGCAACAGCTGGATTTCATTGGTGTAGACGCCTATTTCCCGATTTCCGATAAGCGGGAACCATCGATAGGTGAATTGACCAGAGGCTGGAAAAAACACCTCACCGTATTGCAGCAAATGAGCAGTCAATGGCAGAAACCGATTCTATTTACGGAATTCGGCTATCGAAGCTGCGATCACACAGCCCAACGTCCGTGGGAGTCTGAGACTGACTGTAAGGCTAATCCAGCAGCTCAGGCCAACGCCTACGCAGCCATGCTCGAAGCGGTCTGGCCACAACCGTGGTTTGCAGGTGGTTTTCTGTGGAAATGGTTTCTGGAGATTGAGCCACGTCACCGGGAGCGCGACCAATACAGCCCCCAAGGCAAGCCAGCGGAACAGGTGTTAACGAAAAACTGGCAGAAGTAG
- a CDS encoding DUF3575 domain-containing protein yields the protein MHFTIIRLLLLLCSLSPAFVPVLAQDSTRLWSRPNVLKTNFLAPISVFYERALTPRFALRTSIRWWQFGIVSKDEQFVNATIEGKFYTAKLSRLMAKEHPSGFFINPYLKVRSLRYVNEIGAGPNKTSELDEIRVKSIGFGLTVGYMWVLKRGFVLELVHGGGFMPDALTSFQHTMRYSAVTSDSGRDYLMLDLRTGVSLGYAF from the coding sequence ATGCATTTTACTATAATCCGCCTGTTGCTCCTGTTGTGTAGTCTTTCGCCTGCTTTTGTCCCGGTTCTGGCTCAGGACTCAACCCGGCTATGGAGCCGTCCGAACGTTCTGAAAACGAACTTCCTGGCTCCTATTTCCGTATTTTACGAGCGGGCATTGACCCCGCGTTTTGCCCTCCGTACCAGTATTCGGTGGTGGCAGTTTGGCATTGTTTCGAAGGATGAACAGTTTGTCAATGCCACTATAGAAGGTAAATTTTATACGGCGAAACTGTCAAGACTAATGGCTAAAGAGCACCCAAGCGGCTTTTTTATCAATCCGTATCTAAAAGTCCGGTCGTTGCGGTACGTTAATGAAATTGGGGCTGGGCCTAATAAAACCAGTGAACTTGATGAAATCAGAGTTAAATCCATCGGCTTTGGGTTAACTGTTGGGTATATGTGGGTATTAAAACGAGGTTTTGTTTTGGAGCTGGTTCATGGTGGAGGTTTCATGCCGGATGCGCTGACCAGCTTTCAACATACAATGCGCTATAGTGCTGTAACGTCCGATTCTGGCCGGGATTACCTGATGCTGGACCTCCGAACGGGGGTTAGTCTGGGCTATGCTTTCTGA
- a CDS encoding FG-GAP repeat domain-containing protein gives MQRIAISLLVLFIIGGSVAPEPPTHFKRYFVAAESYESVGVFDVDKNDTLDLVSGDFWYEGPNFRRRHLIGNEPRKDQYYDDFSTIPIDVNADGRIDFVTGGWFDQTLRWVENPGPVKGNPTWPLHEIGKVGNVETTRAWDIDGDGTVEIVPNNPNHPLKYVKLTSPGVFKMVTIAPTQGHGLGFGDINADGRGDFIVSDGWLEAPADRESGPWTLHKEFALGTASVPIIVADVNGDRLNDLIVGQGHGYGLHWYEQAKDGKGQRSWTKHLIDDKNSQYHCLEWIDITGDGRPDLVTGKRFRAHNDNDPGSYDPVGLYYFTWDNGRKQFVKHDIAFGEAGVGKGTGIYFAVADLHKNGRNDIVVAGKDGLVVFFNESARKK, from the coding sequence ATGCAACGAATTGCCATTAGCCTGCTTGTCCTCTTTATTATTGGTGGTTCTGTTGCGCCAGAACCACCTACCCACTTCAAACGCTATTTTGTAGCTGCCGAAAGTTACGAATCCGTGGGCGTTTTTGATGTCGATAAAAATGATACACTCGACCTTGTTTCCGGTGATTTCTGGTACGAAGGTCCCAATTTCCGACGCCGTCATCTGATTGGTAACGAACCACGAAAAGATCAGTATTACGACGATTTTTCGACCATTCCAATCGATGTAAACGCCGATGGCCGGATCGATTTTGTGACGGGTGGCTGGTTTGATCAAACGCTTCGCTGGGTCGAAAATCCGGGACCTGTTAAAGGCAATCCCACCTGGCCGTTGCATGAGATCGGTAAAGTGGGCAACGTTGAAACAACGCGTGCCTGGGATATCGATGGCGATGGCACCGTTGAAATTGTGCCTAATAACCCGAATCACCCCTTGAAATACGTCAAATTAACGAGTCCGGGCGTATTCAAAATGGTGACGATTGCCCCAACGCAGGGCCACGGCCTGGGATTTGGTGATATCAATGCCGACGGCCGGGGCGACTTTATTGTGAGCGATGGCTGGCTCGAAGCACCCGCTGACCGGGAAAGCGGCCCCTGGACATTACACAAGGAGTTTGCCCTCGGTACGGCTAGTGTACCCATAATTGTCGCTGACGTGAACGGCGACCGGCTTAACGACCTCATTGTTGGACAGGGGCACGGCTACGGCCTGCATTGGTACGAGCAAGCTAAGGATGGAAAAGGGCAGCGCAGTTGGACCAAACACCTGATTGACGATAAAAACTCACAGTATCACTGCCTCGAATGGATCGATATTACGGGCGATGGTCGTCCTGATCTGGTTACGGGTAAGCGTTTCCGGGCGCATAATGACAACGATCCGGGCAGCTATGATCCCGTTGGCCTCTATTATTTTACCTGGGACAATGGCCGCAAGCAATTCGTGAAACATGATATTGCCTTTGGAGAGGCCGGTGTTGGCAAGGGAACGGGTATTTATTTCGCCGTTGCCGATTTGCACAAAAACGGCCGAAATGACATCGTCGTGGCCGGAAAAGACGGATTAGTAGTATTTTTTAATGAAAGTGCTCGAAAAAAATAA
- a CDS encoding tetratricopeptide repeat-containing sensor histidine kinase, with protein MKHGYLIAVLLVGLQISGLPDAFAQVPQTLDSVVVYLKHHTSKDTNYVRALNVMGRELHSGANPDYTKADSVLQVSEHLATQLQYGMGLAKAYTNRASIYYLTGRHQQALDYFQRALTAAENYKLNPRFICGAISNVAAALSKLQQYDQVVATELRSLRLQEQYNVQPRIATTYGGIGNAYRDLNKPREALSYYQQALALMHVEKNTSGMAIIENNIGVCYDGLERYDKSLTYYKLALKHATEIQFALLQADILVNIGLALKLAKRPQEGLPFVERSLAIAQKQQNKASMATAYFNLGQIYEELKQYTPAEKHLKKALDLATEIGNKKRIADYTQGLADLYGGMKNFQQAYVFQLEKNKQIDSTTAVRTSAEVQRLVAQYKAEKKEQQIKLLHQQAQLREKELINKRLQTNGLLIGGALLLLLGAAISAWLLNRARLHRLEEAQRLRKQIAHDLHDEVGSTLSSISLLSGMVNSLIAQKRPESVERAVQKINTDARQILEAMDEIIWTINPGNDSLQRIALRLQEYAQPLMESKNIRFSFVTDPALYAVPISMEVRRSLYLIGKEAINNLIKYSEATEATVRFERKNNQLQVLIEDNGRGFDPAQPSQRTGQSSMKQRAEAMGGILKIHSSPGQGTRLQLVVDQ; from the coding sequence ATGAAACACGGCTACTTGATTGCTGTATTACTGGTTGGTTTACAGATCAGTGGACTACCTGATGCCTTTGCACAGGTGCCGCAGACACTTGATTCGGTTGTCGTTTATTTAAAACACCACACCAGTAAAGACACAAATTATGTTCGTGCGTTGAATGTAATGGGCCGCGAACTTCATTCGGGCGCCAATCCTGACTATACAAAAGCGGACTCCGTATTGCAGGTATCGGAACACTTAGCCACTCAGCTTCAATACGGTATGGGATTAGCCAAAGCCTATACCAATCGGGCGTCGATATACTACCTGACGGGTCGACACCAGCAGGCACTGGACTATTTTCAGAGAGCGCTGACAGCAGCCGAAAACTATAAACTAAACCCACGTTTTATTTGTGGTGCCATATCAAACGTAGCCGCAGCGTTGAGCAAACTACAGCAATATGATCAGGTAGTTGCGACGGAACTTCGCTCATTGCGCCTTCAGGAACAGTATAATGTACAGCCACGGATTGCCACTACGTATGGGGGCATTGGCAACGCTTATCGAGATCTAAATAAGCCCAGAGAGGCCCTTTCTTACTATCAACAGGCGCTGGCGTTGATGCATGTGGAAAAAAATACCAGTGGTATGGCTATTATCGAGAATAACATTGGTGTTTGTTATGATGGACTGGAACGGTATGATAAGTCGCTGACTTACTATAAACTGGCTTTGAAGCATGCTACAGAAATTCAGTTTGCCCTACTCCAGGCCGATATTCTGGTTAATATTGGCCTGGCTCTCAAATTAGCAAAACGCCCTCAGGAAGGCCTTCCCTTTGTGGAACGATCTTTAGCTATCGCCCAAAAACAACAGAATAAAGCGAGTATGGCCACCGCTTATTTTAATCTGGGGCAGATTTATGAAGAACTAAAGCAGTACACACCTGCCGAGAAGCACCTGAAAAAAGCGCTAGACCTAGCCACCGAGATCGGTAACAAAAAGAGGATTGCCGATTATACGCAGGGGCTGGCCGACCTCTATGGCGGGATGAAAAATTTTCAGCAGGCTTACGTCTTCCAACTCGAAAAGAATAAACAGATTGACTCGACTACTGCCGTTCGTACCAGCGCCGAAGTTCAGCGGCTTGTTGCCCAATACAAAGCCGAAAAGAAAGAACAACAAATCAAACTGCTTCATCAGCAGGCACAGCTTCGCGAAAAAGAACTGATCAATAAGCGATTGCAAACCAACGGATTACTGATTGGCGGTGCCTTGCTTTTATTATTAGGTGCGGCCATAAGCGCGTGGTTACTGAATCGGGCCCGTCTCCACCGGCTGGAAGAAGCTCAGCGTTTACGGAAACAAATTGCCCACGATTTACACGATGAAGTGGGCAGCACACTGAGCAGTATCTCTCTGTTAAGCGGCATGGTCAATAGCCTCATCGCCCAAAAACGTCCCGAATCGGTTGAGCGGGCAGTTCAGAAAATCAATACCGACGCCCGACAGATTCTGGAGGCTATGGACGAGATTATCTGGACTATAAACCCAGGCAATGACTCCTTACAACGGATCGCTTTACGGCTACAGGAGTACGCGCAACCTTTGATGGAGTCGAAGAATATTCGATTTTCGTTCGTAACAGACCCGGCTTTATATGCCGTACCGATTTCGATGGAGGTTCGACGGAGTTTGTACCTGATTGGTAAAGAAGCGATTAATAACCTGATTAAATACTCAGAAGCCACCGAGGCTACTGTCCGGTTTGAGCGGAAAAACAACCAGCTTCAAGTCCTGATTGAGGATAACGGCCGGGGATTCGATCCGGCCCAGCCAAGCCAGCGTACTGGCCAGAGCAGCATGAAGCAGCGGGCCGAAGCGATGGGCGGTATATTGAAAATACACTCATCGCCAGGACAGGGAACTCGTCTGCAACTGGTCGTTGATCAGTGA
- a CDS encoding DUF6252 family protein: MKSLKITCILCLAIVLLSCSKKDDAVTPASTSVMTAQVDGQAFTSEQATATYNKATKDLTLVGYNSVHMMGFTLVNFTGTSTIMLVDISKTGSTGNYIDVKTNTTFANKEGRTGTVTVTKFDGTVLEGTFSMKTYNTQQKREVVVTNGTFKVNVETI, encoded by the coding sequence ATGAAATCGCTCAAAATCACCTGTATACTTTGTTTAGCCATTGTTTTGCTGTCTTGTAGTAAAAAAGACGATGCTGTTACGCCAGCCAGTACGAGCGTTATGACAGCTCAGGTCGATGGGCAAGCGTTTACGTCGGAACAGGCGACAGCAACCTATAACAAAGCCACTAAAGACCTGACTCTGGTTGGATATAACAGTGTCCACATGATGGGTTTCACGCTGGTAAATTTCACCGGAACGAGCACCATAATGCTGGTAGACATTAGTAAAACGGGTAGTACAGGGAATTACATTGACGTAAAAACAAACACCACATTTGCCAATAAAGAGGGGCGAACGGGCACGGTAACTGTTACAAAATTTGATGGAACTGTCCTTGAAGGAACCTTCTCGATGAAGACCTACAACACACAGCAAAAACGGGAAGTTGTCGTGACAAATGGCACATTTAAAGTAAATGTAGAAACTATATAA
- a CDS encoding response regulator transcription factor, which translates to MIRVSIFDDNDSLRETLALVFDATDDLIVTGQYPNALTAVEDVLYNQPDVILMDIDMPGRTGIEAVKLIRQQTTRPKILMLTVFEDVERIFAAISAGAVGYLLKKTPADKIIESIREVINGGAAMTPSIALKVLEAFRQPKTDAFLLTDKENEVLRRLVEGDSYKLIAHHCNISMGTVRTHIVNIYEKLHVNSKSEAVAKALKTGLFK; encoded by the coding sequence ATGATTCGCGTCTCAATTTTCGACGACAATGACTCCCTTCGTGAAACGCTGGCGCTGGTCTTCGATGCAACCGACGACCTGATTGTGACTGGTCAATACCCCAACGCACTTACGGCCGTTGAAGACGTTTTATACAATCAGCCGGATGTCATTTTGATGGACATCGACATGCCCGGTCGCACTGGAATTGAGGCCGTTAAACTCATCCGGCAACAGACAACACGCCCTAAAATACTTATGTTAACCGTTTTTGAGGATGTTGAACGAATTTTTGCTGCCATTTCGGCGGGGGCCGTTGGCTATCTGTTAAAGAAAACACCCGCCGATAAAATCATTGAATCCATTCGGGAAGTGATAAATGGAGGAGCAGCCATGACGCCTTCCATTGCGCTGAAGGTACTGGAAGCCTTTCGGCAACCCAAGACCGATGCATTTCTGCTGACCGACAAAGAAAACGAGGTACTCCGGCGACTGGTGGAAGGCGATAGCTATAAACTTATCGCGCACCATTGTAACATCAGCATGGGTACGGTTCGCACGCACATTGTCAACATCTACGAAAAACTCCACGTCAACTCAAAGTCCGAAGCAGTAGCGAAAGCATTGAAAACAGGCCTGTTCAAGTAA